Proteins encoded in a region of the Triticum dicoccoides isolate Atlit2015 ecotype Zavitan chromosome 3A, WEW_v2.0, whole genome shotgun sequence genome:
- the LOC119268002 gene encoding uncharacterized protein LOC119268002 isoform X1: protein MEEENDDGYAEDLDSENSEDEVEVRIPSAWNQDISTGLTVNDGHETPWQYNLNQVQIGAMFDTKKKLKYAVIKWAMSTQRVFRTDRSNPTNYIVKCVETGCPAKVHGHVPKYNIHWVVTNVVPHNFVRKNLLVRHPNLTSTLIAQFMYTEIVEKKDMEAKHIQTAVKVRWNYDIRYGKAWRAKQKAMEEMFGTFFDSYDNVVRLLDVLKERNPGTYVNVQHTRLLSIPGFKVLKRVFFSFAMCIEAFRYCPPVMFVDGTFLTGQYKGQILTAIGVDGNNQIIPLAMAFVEGENFLSWVWFFRQVKIAIVKDRPNVCVIHDRHAGILKAVKTLRNPTVDEPTPWKDLQSRWCMRHLGANFFSQFKNKRLMNLFKKLCKQNQERKYQFIWSKLDEFTKKQVRARKKMEKDQQQLATLMVELEEPIGLCDLPAIDPPNTKRKKGRAIKDFSEWIEKEPPVNWSLLHDTHGARYGHMTTNLAEVYNFVLRGNRALPLTAIVEAVFHGTLRYFRDRHELAKKHIIDNQNTPYCSRVMEYMAEKIEKVKKHIVRLVGNQERRYEVQLPTDGFGSANEVKTHEVKIGTEFYPTCECTCNKPKLLHLPCSHVLAACGQIELAAVSFVSPYYLKEAVLNTWTGEMTGFRVVGNFNKVNDGERVYIPDPELRRTSRGRRKARRIRNDMDQSEAGGATRQCLLCATYGHRMKYCPDLNKDGASTSTSASTSTAATTGARGGRGRGSRGRMGGRGRNNSEAI, encoded by the coding sequence ATGGAGGAAGAGAACGATGATGGATATGCAGAGGATCTGGATTCTGAAAATTCTGAGGATGAAGTGGAGGTACGGATTCCTTCTGCATGGAATCAGGACATATCCACCGGCCTTACTGTGAAcgatggccatgagactccatggcaATATAATCTGAACCAAGTCCAGATAGGGGCTATGTTTGATACAAAGAAAAAATTGAAGTATGCAGTGATAAAGTGGGCTATGTCTACTCAGAGGGTTTTCCGGACAGACAGATCAAACCCAACAAACTATATCGTGAAGTGTGTTGAAACAGGTTGTCCTGCGAAGGTGCACGGGCACGTGCCGAAGTATAACATCCACTGGGTTGTCACGAATGTGGTCCCACATAATTTTGTGAGGAAAAACTTGTTGGTTCGTCATCCAAACCTGACTTCAACTCTCATTGCGCAATTCATGTATACTGAGATAGTGGAGAAAAAAGATATGGAAGCAAAACACATTCAGACAGCAGTGAAGGTCAGATGGAATTATGACATTCGTTATgggaaggcttggagggctaagcagaAGGCTATGGAGGAAATGTTTGGGACGTTCTTTGACTCATATGATAATGTTGTCCGTCTCCTGGATGTACTGAAGGAGAGGAATCCTGGCACTTATGTTAACGTACAACATACAAGGTTGCTGAGTATACCAGGTTTCAAGGTGTTGAAACGAGTATTCTTCTCTTTCGCTATGTGCATTGAAGCTTTCCGGTATTGTCCTCCTGTGATGTTTGTGGATGGTACATTCCTGACTGGTCAGTACAAAGGGCAAATCCTGACTGCCATTGGCGTGGATGGAAACAATCAAATCATCCCACTTGCCATGGCATTTGTGGAGGGTGAGAACTTTCTGAGCTGGGTGTGGTTCTTTCGGCAAGTGAAAATTGCCATTGTGAAGGATCGACCAAACGTGTGTGTCATTCATGATAGGCATGCTGGTATATTGAAGGCTGTGAAGACACTAAGGAATCCAACAGTAGACGAACCAACACCTTGGAAGGATTTGCAGAGCCGATGGTGCATGCgccatcttggggctaactttttcTCACAGTTTAAGAACAAGCGGTTGATGAACTTGTTTAAAAAATTGTGCAAGCAGAACCAGGAGCGTAAATACCAATTTATTTGGTCAAAACTTGATGAGTTTACTAAGAAGCAGGTCCGTGCCAGGAAGAAAATGGAAAAGGACCAACAACAATTAGCAACACTCATGGTGGAGCTAGAGGAGCCAATTGGTCTCTGTGACTTGCCAGCAATTGACCCTCCTAATACTAAGAGAAAGAAGGGGAGGGCAATAAAGGATTTTTCAGAGTGGATAGAGAAAGAGCCTCCCGTGAATTGGTCTTTGTTGCATGACACCCATGGAGCTAGGTATGGCCACATGACAACCAACCTTGCAGAGGTGTATAACTTTGTACTCAGAGGGAATAGAGCATTGCCACTCACAGCTATTGTGGAGGCTGTATTCCATGGCACTTTGAGATATTTCAGAGACCGACACGAGTTAGCAAAGAAGCATATTATAGATAATCAGAACACACCTTACTGTAGCCGTGTCATGGAGTATATGGCAGAGAAGATAGAGAAAGTAAAGAAGCACATTGTGAGACTCGTAGGTAATCAGGAAAGGAGGTATGAGGTTCAGCTACCTACCGATGGTTTTGGTTCTGCGAATGAGGTGAAGACGCATGAGGTAAAAATTGGAACGGAATTTTATCCAACGTGTGAGTGTACATGCAACAAACCAAAGTTGTTGCACCTGCCTTGCTCACATGTGTTGGCTGCCTGTGGCCAGATTGAGTTGGCTGCCGTCTCCTTTGTGTCGCCATACTACTTAAAAGAGGCTGTACTGAACACATGGACCGGTGAGATGACAGGGTTTAGAGTCGTTGGCAATTTCAACAAGGTTAACGACGGTGAGAGAGTATACATCCCGGATCCAGAACTTCGGCGAACAAGCAGGGGTCGACGTAAGGCCCGTCGAATCCGAAATGATATGGACCAATCTGAAGCTGGTGGAGCAACCAGACAATGTTTGCTATGCGCGACTTATGGGCATAGGATGAAATATTGTCCTGACCTGAACAAAGATGGTGCTTCCACATCGACGAGTGCTTCCACATCGACGGCTGCAACAACAGGAGCAAGAGGCGGACGTGGTCGTGGCAGTCGAGGCCGAATGGGAGGACGAGGAAGGAATAACTCAGAAGCTATATAA